The segment TGCCGCGGCGGCGGGAAGGATGGCTTGTTCGAGCGTCAAGAGGCTATGCGCCCGCGCTCTTCTCGCGCTTGGTCACGCGATAGACGCGCCGTACGTTCTTGAGCGCGCCGAGTTTGGTGAGAATCTTGTGCAAGTGGTCGAGATCGCGAATCTGCACGGTGAGGCTGGTCACCGCCGAGGTATCGCGGCGCACCCGCGCCGTTACCGAACTCACCTGCGTTTTAAGCTCCGCAAATACTGCCATGATATCCTGTAACAGCTGGGAGCGGTCAACGGCTTCAACCTCGATATCGACCGCATGGGTCTGGTCGGCGTCGGCCACCCATTGCGCCTGCAGAATGCGCTCCGGCGTAGCATTCATGTAGGCCACGTTCGGGCAGTCCGCCCGATGCACGCTAACGCCCCGGCCGATCGTGACGTAGCCGATAATCGGGTCGCCCGGCACCGGCGAACAGCACTTCGAGAGCCGTACCAGCACGTCGTCGACGCCCGCGATGCGCACGCCGCTCGATTTGCGCGCGCTCTTGCGCGGCGGAGCCTTCGATACGACCTTCGAGAGATCGACGACGTTGTCGCTCTTGATCTCGTCGCGGATGCGGTTGGCGACGGCCTGAGCCGAGGCATCGCCGAAGCCGATCGCGGCGTAAAGATCGGTGGCGGTAGGATAGCTCATGCGCTGCGCGATCGTATCGATCAATTCGCCCCGCGCTAGATCGATGCGCAGGTGCGCGCGCGCCAACTCTTGCTCGAGCGACTCCTGGCCGGCCAAGACGTTTTCCTCGCGTCGCTCCTTGCGGAACCACTGCTTGATCTTATGCTTAGCGCCGGACGTTTTAACGATCGAAAGCCAGTCGAGCGATGGGCGCGCGTTCGATTTGTTAACCAGAATCTCGCAGATGTCGCCGTTGCTCAATTGCGAGTCGAGCGGAACGATGCGCCCGTTCACCTTCGCCCCAACGCAATGATTGCCGACGTCCGTATGCACCGCGTACGCGAAATCGAGCGGATTCCCACCGGCGGGCATCGAGTACACGTCGCCGCGCGGCGAGAAAACGAACACCTGCGAATCGAACAGATCGAGCTTGAGATTCTCCATGAACACGCGCGAATCGCGCATGTCCTTTTGCCATTCGAGCAACGCGCGCAGCCAGGAGAGCTTATTCTCGAATTGGTCGCCCTTGCCGCCGCCTTCTTTATAGCGCCAATGCGCGGCGATGCCGTACTCGCTGGTGCGGTGCATCTCCCAGGTGCGAATCTGAATTTCGAGCGGTTCGCCTTGCGGCCCCACCACCGTCGTGTGCAGCGACTGGTACATGTTGGGCTTGGGCATCGCGATGTAGTCTTTGAAGCGTCCCGGCAGCGGGGTCCACATCGAGTGCACTGCGCCGAGCGCACCGTAGCAATCCTTTACCGAATCGACGATGATGCGAATCGCCGTCAGATCGTAGATCGTCGAAAAATCTCGGCCTTTTTTGATCTTCGAGTAGATCGAGTAAAAATGCTTCGGGCGGCCTTGGATCTCGGCGTTGACGTGCATCGACGCAAACTCCGCGCGAAGGCGCGTAATGGCTTCTTCGACATCGGCTTCGCGCTCGCGCCGGGTTTTGGCGACGCGTTCGACGATCTCGCGATACGGTTCGGGATCGAGATACCGCAGGCACAGGTCCTCGATGTCCCATTTGATCTTCCAAATGCCGAGCCGATGCGCGATCGGCGCGTAAATATCGAGCGTTTCACGAGCGATCGCCACTTGTTTGGCCGGCGGAAGGCTCGACAGCGTGCGCATGTTGTGCAAGCGGTCGGCAAGCTTGATGATGATGACGCGAATATCGCGCGCCATCGCCATAAACATCTTACGCAGGTTTTCCACCTGCGCATCTTCTTTCGACTGATAGGGGATGCGGGTAAGCTTGGTCACGCCCTCGACGAGTGCGGCGATCTCTTCGCCGAATTCGGCGGCGACCTGCTCGCTGGTAATCATGGTGTCTTCCACCACATCGTGCAGAATTGCCGCGGCAATCGTTTGGCGGTCCATCTCGAGCTCGGCCAAAATGCCCGCTACCGAGAGCGGATGCTCGATGTACGACTCACCCGAGGCGCGACGCTGCCCTTCGTGGGCGAGGTCGGCCACCTCATAGACGCGCGTGAGCCACTGCGGATCCAGATCTGGATCGTAGGCCCGAACCGCGCCGATGAGCTCTTGGATGGTCATATATATCCGCCTATTGTGCCATATCGGCCCGCGCGGCGGAAGGGTTGCAGCCTGCGGTTAATCGCCGGTCGGAGTTTTGAGCGAGTCGCGGAACAGGACGCCGGCAATTTTGCCGTCGGCATCGATGCTCAGGCGCTCGTACAGGACCCCGTTGACGCATTG is part of the Candidatus Dormiibacterota bacterium genome and harbors:
- a CDS encoding bifunctional (p)ppGpp synthetase/guanosine-3',5'-bis(diphosphate) 3'-pyrophosphohydrolase, whose product is MTIQELIGAVRAYDPDLDPQWLTRVYEVADLAHEGQRRASGESYIEHPLSVAGILAELEMDRQTIAAAILHDVVEDTMITSEQVAAEFGEEIAALVEGVTKLTRIPYQSKEDAQVENLRKMFMAMARDIRVIIIKLADRLHNMRTLSSLPPAKQVAIARETLDIYAPIAHRLGIWKIKWDIEDLCLRYLDPEPYREIVERVAKTRREREADVEEAITRLRAEFASMHVNAEIQGRPKHFYSIYSKIKKGRDFSTIYDLTAIRIIVDSVKDCYGALGAVHSMWTPLPGRFKDYIAMPKPNMYQSLHTTVVGPQGEPLEIQIRTWEMHRTSEYGIAAHWRYKEGGGKGDQFENKLSWLRALLEWQKDMRDSRVFMENLKLDLFDSQVFVFSPRGDVYSMPAGGNPLDFAYAVHTDVGNHCVGAKVNGRIVPLDSQLSNGDICEILVNKSNARPSLDWLSIVKTSGAKHKIKQWFRKERREENVLAGQESLEQELARAHLRIDLARGELIDTIAQRMSYPTATDLYAAIGFGDASAQAVANRIRDEIKSDNVVDLSKVVSKAPPRKSARKSSGVRIAGVDDVLVRLSKCCSPVPGDPIIGYVTIGRGVSVHRADCPNVAYMNATPERILQAQWVADADQTHAVDIEVEAVDRSQLLQDIMAVFAELKTQVSSVTARVRRDTSAVTSLTVQIRDLDHLHKILTKLGALKNVRRVYRVTKREKSAGA